The Thermoleophilaceae bacterium sequence GAATCGGCACGGCTTTCTCGCCGTGCGTGCTGCCCGTTCTCCCCCTCGCGCTGTCCGCCGGAGCCACCGGTGGGCACCGCCGTCCCCTGGGCGTCGCCACCGGGCTTGCGCTGTCGCACACCTTCGCGCTGGTGCTGCTGGTGTACCTGCTGGCGGCGCTGGGGCTGCCGGACGACCTCTTCCGCACGCTGGCCGTGGCCGTGCTCCTGGGCTTCGGCCTGTCGCTGGTCGTGCCCGCCGCCTCGGCGCGCGTCGAGGCCTTCCTGAGCCGCTTCGCCCGGCAGCCGTCGGCGCCGTCGGGCGAGGGCTTCTGGTCGGGCTTCGCGCTCGGCACGGGGCTGGGCTTCGTGTACGCGCCGTGCGCGGGCCCGATCCTCGCCGGGGTGATCACGGTGTCCGCGGCGCAGGACTTCACGGCCGGACGGCTGGCGGTGGCGCTCTCCTACGGGATCGGCTCCGCGATCGGCGTCTACGCGCTGATGCTCGGCGGCCGGCGGCTGGCCCGGCGGCTGTCGCGCCGCAGCGGCCGGCTCCAGCAGGCGCTTGGCGCGGTGATGGTGGTGATGGCGGTGCTGCTGTTCGCCGACGTGGACACCCGCTTCCAGACCGCCATCGCCAGCGACCTCCCCAGCTTCCTCGTCAACCCCACGGAGCGGATCGAGGATGCGGTGGGCGACGAGGCCGCGGCGGTGCGCGGCGGGCGCGTGGCCGAGTCGGGCGGGATCGACGAGGCCGCCGCCGGCGAGCGGCTGCCGGTGTTCGGCGCCGCGCCGGAGCTCGTGCCAGGCGGGCGCTGGCTCAACTCCGAGCCGTTGTCGCTGCGCGAGCTGCGGGGCAAGGTGGTGCTCGTCGACTTCTGGACCTACACCTGCATCAACTGCATCCGCACGTTCCCCCACCTCAAGGCGTGGGATACCGAGTACCGCGACGACGGCCTGGTGATCGTGGGGGTCCACACCCCCGAGTTCGCGTTCGAGAAGGACGCGGGCAACGTGCGCGACGCGATCGAGCAGAGCGGCCTGCGCTACCCGGTGATGCAGGACAACGACTTCGCCACCTGGAACGCCTACGGCAACCGCTTCTGGCCCGCCAAGTACCTCATCGACGCCGACGGCCAGCTCCGCTTCGTCCATTTCGGGGAGGGCGAGTACGAGGAGACCGAGAAGGCCATCCGCTCGCTGCTGGCCGAGGCGGGCAGCCGGCGTCTGGGCGGCATGACCGAGGCGGATGGCGAGACCATCGCTCCGGGCGTCACCACGCCCGAGACCTACCTCGGCTCCGCCCGGGCGGAGGGCTTCGAGACGCCGGTGTTCGACGGCACGCGCGTGTACCCCCCTCTCGGGCGAGCCCTCCCCGACGATGCGTTCGCGCTGCGCGGCGAATGGACCATCGACCGTGAGTCCGCGAGCGCGGGCCGCAATGCCGCGGTCGTGGCGAACTTCGCCGCCCGCAGGGTCTTCCTCGTGCTCGACGGCGGCGGGAGCACGCGCGACGTGCGCGTGTACCTGGACGGGCGGCCCCTGCCCGACCGCCTCGCGGGCGAGGACGTGCGCGGCGGCCTGGCGCGCGTGCGCGAGCAGCGCCTCTACCGCCTGGTGGACCTGCCCGCGGTGGGCCGCCACGAGCTGCGGCTGGAGCTCGAGCCGGGCGTGTCCGGCTACGCGTTCACGTTCGGCTGAGACCCGCTGTGGTCACTTTTGGTCGCACGACGACCACGAAGTGACGCGGCGGCATGAGCCCGGGCGTCAGAAGAGCCGCGCGCCGTCGGACGGCGCCTCGAGCCCCAGGTGCCCGTACGCCGCCGGCGTGGCCACGCGCCCGCGCGGGGTTCGCAGCAGGAAGCCCTGCTGGAGCAGGTAGGGCTCGTAGACGTCCTCGATCGTGTCCTCCTCCTCGCTGACCGCGACGGACAGGGTGGAGAGGCCGACGGGGCCGCCCGCGAACTTCTGGCAGAGGGCGCGCAGGATGTCGCGGTCGAGGCGGTCCAGGCCCGCGCCGTCCACCTCGAGGAGATCGAGCGCCTCCGAGGCCACGTCCTCGTCGATACGTCCGGCGCCGCGCACCTCCGCGTAGTCGCGCACCCGCTTGAGCAGGCGGTTGGCCACGCGCGGGGTGCCGCGCGAGCGCGCCGCCAGCGCCACGGCGCCGGCCTCGTCGATCTCCACCTCGAGGATGCCGGCGGAGCGGAGCACGATGCGCGCGAGCTCGCGCGGGTCGTAGAGGTCGAGGCGGTGGCTGACCCCGAAGCGGTCGCGCAGCGGCGTGGTGAGCAGGCCGGCCCGCGTGGTGGCGCCGATCAGCGTGAACTGCGGCAGGTCGAGCGTGACCACGCGGGCCCCGGCCCCCTGGCCCACCGTGATCGGCAGCCTGCGGTCCTCCATGGCCGGATAGAACGTCTCCTCGAGCGCGCGCGGGAGGCGGTGGATCTCGTCGATGAAGAACACCGAGCGCGGCTCGAGTGCGGTGAGGTAGGAGGCCACGTCGCCCTTGCGCTCCAGCGCCGGTCCCGCGGTCTGGATGAAGGGCACGTCGAGCTCCGCGGCCACGATCTGGGCGAGCGAGGTCTTGCCGAGGCCCGGCGGCCCGGCGAGCAGCACGTGGTCGAGCGCCTCACCGCGGTTGCGGGCCGCCTCGATGAACACGCCGAGCTGCTCCTTGACCGGGCCCTGGCCGACGAAGTCCTCGAGCCGCCGCGGCCGCAGCGAGCGGTCGAGGTCCGTGTCCTCGACGGCGGGCGCGGCGTCCTGCAGCCGCTCCACGCCGGGGGTTCGGATGGGACCGCCGCTCATCCGCGCGCGCCCTTCAGGGCGTGTGCGATCAGGTCCTCCGGAGTGTCGCCCTCCGCCTGCTCGAGCAGCTTGTCGATCTCCTGCGGGTTGAAGCCGAGCCCCGCCAGGCCCTGGCGCGCCAGGGCGCGCGGGTCGTCGGCCCGGGTGATCACGATCTCGTCCGCCACCGCGCCACCCACCTTCTCGCGCAGCTCGACGATGATCCGCTCGGCCGTGCGCTTGCCGATACCGGGCACGGCCTGGAAGCGCGGGGCGTCCCCGGCCGCGATGGCCGACAGCAGCTCGCGCGTGGAGCCGCCCGAGAGCACGGCCAGCGCCACCTTCGGGCCGACGCCCTGGACGCCGTTGAGCAGGAGGAAGAGCTCGCGCTCCTCCTCGCTGGCGAAGCCGAACAGGTACATGCCGTCGTCGCGCAGGACGAGGTGGCTGTGGAGCAGGCAGTCCTTGCCCGCGGCCGGGACCGCGCGCAGCGTCTCCGCCGAGACGGCGAGGCGGTAGCCCACCCCCGCGCACTCGACGACCACGTGGTCGGCCCGGCGCACCGTGACCCGGCCGTTGACCGACGCGATCACGCCAGGGCCTCCCGCAGCCCCTGTCCGTTGGCGTGGCAGATGGCCACCGCCAGGGCATCGGCCGCGTGGTCGGGCTCGGGCGGCTCGG is a genomic window containing:
- a CDS encoding cytochrome c biogenesis protein DipZ, translating into MLLLLAFALVAGIGTAFSPCVLPVLPLALSAGATGGHRRPLGVATGLALSHTFALVLLVYLLAALGLPDDLFRTLAVAVLLGFGLSLVVPAASARVEAFLSRFARQPSAPSGEGFWSGFALGTGLGFVYAPCAGPILAGVITVSAAQDFTAGRLAVALSYGIGSAIGVYALMLGGRRLARRLSRRSGRLQQALGAVMVVMAVLLFADVDTRFQTAIASDLPSFLVNPTERIEDAVGDEAAAVRGGRVAESGGIDEAAAGERLPVFGAAPELVPGGRWLNSEPLSLRELRGKVVLVDFWTYTCINCIRTFPHLKAWDTEYRDDGLVIVGVHTPEFAFEKDAGNVRDAIEQSGLRYPVMQDNDFATWNAYGNRFWPAKYLIDADGQLRFVHFGEGEYEETEKAIRSLLAEAGSRRLGGMTEADGETIAPGVTTPETYLGSARAEGFETPVFDGTRVYPPLGRALPDDAFALRGEWTIDRESASAGRNAAVVANFAARRVFLVLDGGGSTRDVRVYLDGRPLPDRLAGEDVRGGLARVREQRLYRLVDLPAVGRHELRLELEPGVSGYAFTFG
- the ruvB gene encoding Holliday junction branch migration DNA helicase RuvB, with the protein product MSGGPIRTPGVERLQDAAPAVEDTDLDRSLRPRRLEDFVGQGPVKEQLGVFIEAARNRGEALDHVLLAGPPGLGKTSLAQIVAAELDVPFIQTAGPALERKGDVASYLTALEPRSVFFIDEIHRLPRALEETFYPAMEDRRLPITVGQGAGARVVTLDLPQFTLIGATTRAGLLTTPLRDRFGVSHRLDLYDPRELARIVLRSAGILEVEIDEAGAVALAARSRGTPRVANRLLKRVRDYAEVRGAGRIDEDVASEALDLLEVDGAGLDRLDRDILRALCQKFAGGPVGLSTLSVAVSEEEDTIEDVYEPYLLQQGFLLRTPRGRVATPAAYGHLGLEAPSDGARLF
- the ruvA gene encoding Holliday junction branch migration protein RuvA, translated to MIASVNGRVTVRRADHVVVECAGVGYRLAVSAETLRAVPAAGKDCLLHSHLVLRDDGMYLFGFASEEERELFLLLNGVQGVGPKVALAVLSGGSTRELLSAIAAGDAPRFQAVPGIGKRTAERIIVELREKVGGAVADEIVITRADDPRALARQGLAGLGFNPQEIDKLLEQAEGDTPEDLIAHALKGARG